The Buchnera aphidicola (Pentalonia nigronervosa) DNA segment GAAAAGTAAAAACATACTAAATCTACTTGGTCTACGATGTCCAGAACCGATTATGATGATTAGAAAAACATTACGTAACATGCATAACAATGAAAAAATATTAATTTTAACAGACGATCCTTCAACAAAAAGAGATATACCAAATTTTTGTTATTTTATGGAACATAAACTATTAAAAATGGAAGTTAAAAATGCACCATATAAATACCTATTAAAAAAAGGATTATAAAATTATAATTTTAATTTGTAAACAATATAAAATATAAATAATGTATAATACTTACTAAACGTTTTAAATTGTTTTCATTTCCAATCAACAACGCTTTGCTAAAAAAATAAAATTATATCTTAATTAATAAATTTAACATTCTACGCAAAGGTTCCGCAGCACCCCATAATAATTGATCTCCTACAGTAAATGCAGAAAAATATTTTTTTCCTATATTTAGTATCTTAAATCGACCAATAGCAATATCTAATGTACCAGTAACAGAAATAGGATTTAACTTTTGCAATGTATTTTGCATATTATTGGGTATAATATTGACCCACTGGTTATGCTCAGAAATAATTTCTTCAATATTATTTAAGGACAACTGTTTATTTAATTTAACTACAAACGATTGACTATGACAGCGAAGTGAACTAATTCGAACGCAGGTACTATCAATAATTACTGGCGAACGTAATCCTAATATTTTATTTGTTTCGATTTGTCCTTTCCATTCTTCTCGAGTTTGACCATGATCCATTTTTTTATCAATCCAAGGAATTAAACTACCTGCTAAGGGAACAGAAAAATATTTCTTTGGAAAAATCATGCTACGAGATATTTCAGTAACTTTTTTTTCTATATTTAAAACAGAAGATGTAGACTGAAATAAATCATTAGAAATTGTACTGTATATCATTCCCATTTGTTCTAATAATTCAATTATATAACGCGCACCTGCACCAGATGCCGCTTGATATGTTGAAACAGCTACCCATTCAACTAACTTTTTTTGAAATAATCCCCCTAATGACATTAACATCAGACTAACTGTACAATTACTGCCTACAAAAATTTTAATTCCTTTTTTGATAGACTCCATGATCATATTGTAGTTTATTGGATCTAATATAATTACAGCATCATCGTTTGTTCTAAAAAAAGAAGATGCATCAATCCAATACCCTTGCCATTGCTTTTTTTTTAATTCAGGATAAATTTTTTTAGTATATTCACTACCTTGACACGTAATTATAATGTCTGTTTCTCGTAACGACTCAATATCATAAGCATTTTGTACATTATGACTAGTAACATTATTTATTATAGAACAATATGTTCCAAACTGCGATGTTGAAAAAAAAATAGGATTAATATTACAAAAATCATTTTCTTCTTGCATACGATTAATTAAAACTGATCCTACCATTCCTCGCCAACCAACAAATCCAACATTTTTTTTCATAAGTTATATATATGGATTTTAAAAAAATAATTCTAAAAAAATTATTTTTAATAATAAACTTTCCATCTCCTAAAAAATAATAGAACAAGCAAGAAAATTTTATATATAAAAATATAATTTTTATATACATTAAATATTCTATCTTAATTTTAAATTGAAAGCATTCATTTTAAATATATTAAATGTTTGGTGTCTAAGAAACAAAACAAATATTTTTGATAATTTTTTTAAAAAAAAAATATACTAATATATGTACAATATTATTTTTCAAAGTTTCTGTTTTTTCAGAAAAATATACAAAATTTTTCAAGGATATTATAAATTCATATGACTAAAATATTTTCTACAACCATGTTATTAGTTCTGATAATGGATCCTTTAGGCAATCTTCCAATATTTATGACAGTGCTAAAAAATTTAGAACCAAAACGTCAAAAAATTATAATCGTACGAGAAATGCTTATTGCATTAATTATAATGTTACTATTTTTGTTTGTTGGAGAAAAAACACTTGTTTTTCTTAATCTAAAAACAGAAACTGTTTCAATCTCTGGAGGCATCATTTTGTTTTTAATTGCTATTAAAATGATTTTTCCTACTGAAGAAATTACAAAACAAACAAATATCGCTATCCATGAAGAACCTTTTCTAGTCCCTTTAGCAATACCATTAGTAGCTGGACCATCTTTATTAGCAACATTAATGTTATTATCACATCAATGTTTACATAATATGTTTAATTTAATTATATCATTATTAATAGCATGGTTTTTGACAATTTTAATATTATTACTATCTAGTATGTTTTTAAAATTGTTTGGATCAAAAGGAGTAAACGCTTTAGAACGTTTAATGGGTTTAATTTTAATTATGCTATCTACACAAATGTTTCTTGATGGAATTAGAACATGGTTTAAAAATTAAAAATATTAATTTTACCTGTTATAAAAATAAACAACATAACAGGTAAATAATTATTTAAAAAATCAACATCTATAGAGAGATAATATAAATAAATGAAAAAAATGACTGAATTAAATATAACTGACAAACGAGTTTTAATTAGAAGTGATTTAAACGTTCCAATGAAAAACAATATTATTCAATCTGATGCAAGATTAATTGCGGCTATGCCAACAATTCAATTAGCTGCAAGCAAACAAGCTAAGGTAATCGTTATGTCACATTTAGGCCGTCCTAAAGAAGGACATTTTTCAAAAAAATATTCTCTATTTCCTATTTTTGAATACTTTAAAAAACACATGAAAAATACAAAAATATATTTTTCTAACAATTATTTCGATAAATGTATAGTTAAAAATGGCGAAGTATTAATATTAGAAAATGTTCGTTTCAATTTAGGTGAGTTAAAAAACGACAATTTATTATCTCAAAAATATTCTAATCTTTGTGATATATTTGTTATGGATGCATTCGGCAGCGCTCATAGAATGCAAGCATCAACATATGGTGTAGGCATGTTTTCAAAAACTGTATGTGCTGGACCTCTCTTGATTCGAGAAATTAACGCGTTAAAAACAGTATTAAAAAACCCTAAACGACCTGTAACTGCAATAATTGGAGGGTCAAAAGTTTCAACAAAATTCAACGTTTTAAATAAATTATCACAAATTGCAGACACAGTAATAGTTGGAGGAGGTATTGCGAACACTTTTTTAGCTATTGATCATAATATTGGAAAATCACTATACGAACCAAACTTCATATCTAAAGCCAAAAAATTAAAAAATAAATATAATATCATTATACCAATCGACTCTCGTGTAGGAAAAAAATTCTGTAAAACTGAAAAATCTATTATTCGATTGCCTGAAGAAATTAAACAAGATGAAGAGATTATGGACTTTGGCGATCAAACAATCAAAAAAGTTGTTAATATTCTTAAAACATCCCAAACAATCATTTGGAATGGACCAGTTGGAGTGTTTGAATTTCCTAATTTTTGTGTAGGAACTAAAATAATTGCAAAAACAATTGCAGAAAATACAGGTTTTTCCGTAGCTGGAGGAGGAGATACATTATCTGTAATTGATATGTTTAACATCAAAAAAAACATTTCTTATATCTCAACTGGCGGCGGTGCTTTTTTAGAGTTTTTAGAAGGAAAAATATTACCTGCAATCCATCTTCTTCAAGAACGTTATAAACAATAATATCATCAATTAAAAATATTTATAATTTATGTAATAGGAAAATATTAAATATGCTAAATAATATTAAACCTGGAGTTGTGACAGGAGATGAAGCTAGAAAAATATTCGAATTAGCTAAACAAAAGAAATTTGCAATACCAGCCGTGAATTGTATAGGAACCGATTCAATAAATTCCGTTCTAGAGACAGCTGCACGAGTAAAATCACCAGTAATTATACAATTTTCAAATGGAGGTGCGTCTTTTATTGCTGGTTATAAACAACGATTTTCTTCTTGTCAAGAACAAGCTATTCAGGGTGCTATATCTGGAGCACAACATGTACATTTAATAGCTAAAAATTACAAAATACCTGTAATACTACACACAGATCACTGCGATAAAGAACATTTACCTTGGATTGATGGTTTACTGAAAAAAGGCGAAAATTATTATAAAGTTTATAAACGACCGCTATTTACATCACACATGATTGATTTATCAAAAGAAAATCTGCAAGAAAACGTATCTGTTTGTAGAAAATATTTTATCAAAATGAATAAAATAAACATGCTGTTAGAAATGGAACTAGGTTGCACTGGAGGAGAAGAAGATGGTGTAGACAATACCAATTTAAACAAAAAGTTGCTTTATACAAAACCTAAAGATGTAAATTTCGCATATCAAGAACTCAATAAAATTAGCCCAAATTTCAGTATTGCCGCTGCTTTTGGAAATATACATGGTGTCTATCAATCTGGCAATATTGATCTTCAACCTATAATTTTAAAAAAATCACAAGAATATGTACAACGAAAAAACAACTTAAAAAATAACCCATTAAATTTAGTATTTCATGGTGGATCTGGTTCCGATGTAAAAGATATACAAAAATCTATTAAATATGGTGTGGTTAAAATGAATATTGATACTGATATTCAATGGGCAGCATGGAATGGAATATTAAAATTTTATATAAAAAACAAAGAATATTTACACAATCAATTAGGAAATCAATATAATAAAAACCAACCAAACAAAAAATATTACGATCCTAGAACATGGATTCGACAATCCCAGAAATCTATGTCAATAAGATTAGAGCAATCGTTTAAGCAATTAAACGCATACAATATATTATAAATTGTTTACAAAAATTTAATTTCGGGGAATAAATAAAAAATATTCTCCGTAATAATTTTATATCTAAAATAAAAATTTAATATATGAGTCATTATAAAAAATGACTGTTTCAAACTAATAAATAATCTTTTCAAAAAAAAAACAAAATATGTATTATAAAAATGCATATTCATAGAGAAAAAAGATGGATGATTTAAATTTAATTAACAATATTAATCACATAGGAAACTGGTTAATACACAATCAAGAATCATTATTTGGATATATGCGAAATTTAACATCAGTAATATTTGTTTTGATTGTTGGAATGTTTGTAGCTAAAATAATATCCAATGGAGTTAATCAAGTATTAATTGCCCGTAAGATTGATCTTACTATTTCTGGATTTTTATCTGCATTAATACGTTATGTTATCATTACATTTACATTAATTGCAGCCTTAGGAAAACTTGGAGTGCAAACAACATCCATCATTGCCATATTAGGCGCAGCTGGAATGGCTATTGGTTTAGCTCTGCAAGGTTCTTTATCTAACTTTGCCGCTGGTGTATTATTAGTGACTTTAAGACCATTAAAATCTGGAGAATACGTTAATTTAGGAAATGTTTCAGGAACAGTTTTAAACATACATATTTTTTATACAATGTTGCGTACTCTAGATGGAAAGATTGTAGTTGTACCAAACAACAAAATCATTTCTGGCAACATTATTAACTATTCACGAGAACCAGCACGACGCAATGAATTTATTATAAGTGTATCTTATGATTCAGATATTGATTTAGTCATTAAAGTTTTAAAGAAAGTAATAGAAAATGAAGACCGAGTTATTAAAGATCGAGATATTATCGTTGGATTAAGTGAATTTGCTCCATCTTCTTTAAATTTTGTTGTACGTTGTTGGAGTAATAATAACGATCTAAATGAAGTATATTGGGATCTAATGGCACAATTTAAAAAAGCATTAGATAAAAATAATATTAATATTCCAAATTCACAAATTGATGTTTATTTATATAAAAAAAACTAGAATAATATTCTACACAAAACAACATTTTAAATTTTTCATTTTTTTTAAAATTGTTATTTTTTTATAAGAGGCAGTCATGCTTATTATTTATAAATCCAATGATTTTCAATTTTTATTAAGAAAAATATATTATATTATCCAAACACAACCACTAAATAACATATTTCAAAAAGAAATTATTATACACGACAATAAAATTTTATTTCAATATTTAAATATGTTTATAGCAAAAAAAATTGGGATTTCTGCACATTTTAAATTATATCACCCTTATGTGTTTATGTGGAAATTATTTAAAATTATTTATCCTAAAAAGAATATAAAAAATATGTTTACTCCATCTATTTTAACCTGGAACATTATGAAAATTCTAGACAAAAACATATTTTTTCATTTTTCTAATACTAAAAAGGATACCTTAAAAAAATTTCAACTCGCATTTTTTATGGCTAACATGTTTGAAAAATATCTTATTTATCGGCCATCTTGGATTAATCAATGGGAACAAAATAAACATATAAAAAATATTGATAAAAAACAATTATGGCAAATAAAAATGTGGCAAGAAATAATACGATTAAACAAAGAACATAATCAATCTATTTGGCATTTTCCACATTTCTTTTCATATTTTCAATCAGATTTACATTCGAAAAACATAAAAAATATTAAATTACCTGATCGAATTTTCGTTATTTCTTCATTCTCTTTAAGCCCATCATATATAAAAATTTTTGAAATCATCAGTAAATATATTCATGTTTATTTTTTGCATGTTACACAATTTAAAAACAACAAATGCAGGAATAACACTATAAAATGTAAAAAAACTAAAATACATTCATACACAAAAAATATACATCCATTAAATTACTCATTAGAAAAATTATGGGGACAATATGAAAAAATATACTTATTAAACATTAATAATATCAAAAATAATAAAGTTATACATTATGTTAAAAATTATCAAGAAACCAATTTATTAAATCAAATAAAAAATACTATTTTATCATCTTGTTATATTCAAAAAAACTTAAAAAAAAAATATTAGATCCGAGCGATAATTCTTTTTCTATTAATATTTGTTGCAATCAACAACATGAAGTTGAAATTTTACACAATACATTATCAAATTTGCTAAATAAACATTCCAATATCAAAACACATGACATTATAGTTACTTCCTTCTCTATTGATGATTATATTTCACATATAAAATCAGTATTTCAATTAAAAAATAAAAACACAATTCCATTCTCTATTTCTAAAAAATATTCAAAAAAAACTGAAGTTATGATCTTTGTATTTAAAAAAATGTTAAACTTGTCAATCAGTCGATTTAGTAATCAAGAAATACTAGATCTGTTAGATATTCCAGAAATAGCAAAAAATTTCGATATTTCAGAAGATGAAATAGATATTTTATATTATTGGATTGAAAAAATAAACACCAGATGGGCTGTAAACCAACAACATCAACGCAATTTATCATTACCAAAAATTAATCAAAATACTTGGTTTTATAGCATTGAAAAATTAATGCTAAGTTTTTCTATGAACCATAAAAAACACATTTGGAACAACATAACAACAAGTGCTTTTATTGATAATTCCAGATCTAAATTAATAGGAAAACTTGCAGAGTTCATAAACATCTTGAATAAGTGGCGAAAAAAATTGTTACGTTCACAAAATTTATCATATTGGGATAAAATGCCAAAACTATTAATTCATGATATTTTTTATACTAATCAAACAACACAACAATCTTTTGAAATTATTCAAAAAGTATGGAATAACATGATTTATGACAGTTTATTGTCTAATTATACAAAAAAAGTCCCCATTAGTATCCTAAGAAAAAATTTTATATATAATATTAATCGTTTTAAAAATGAACAGTTGCATCCTGGAGGGATTAACTTTTGCCATCCATCAATGATATGTCACATACCATTCAAAGTAATATGTATTATCGGTGCAGATAATAACCAAATTAGTTTTAAAAAAGAAATCTTAAATCATATTAATTTACTAAAACAAAAACCATTAATCGGAGATGTTAATTTATATGAACAACATGCTTATTTATTTTCTCAAATGTTTTCTTGTGCTAAACAATATTTCTATATTAGTTACATTAATTTTTCTATCGAAAAAAATACTAAACAATATCCTTTAATATTTGTTGATCAATTGTTACATTACATTTCACATAATTTTTGCTTTATTGGAGATGAAAATTTAAATATACAAGACAATACAAAAAAAATTTTTAAACATTTTCAAAAAAAGCATAATCTATTTCTATTTAGCAAAATAAAAAATGTGAGTTTTTCTAACATCTATCATATCAATAAAATTAAAAATAAAAAATTTTTCAATAAAAATTTATATATAAAAAACGCATCAAAAATATTTTTTTCAAAAAAAATCGATTTAAAAAATTTAATTAAATTCTGGCAACATCCAATACGATATTTTTGCAATATTGCACATAATATCAAAATTTATCCTCAAAAAAAACCTATAATTACAACTGAACCTTTTTCAGTTAATAGTTTCGATCGATTTAAAATCAATTCTGAATTTTTAAAAAAAATTATAAAAAATCAAAATATTCAATCTTTATTTAAATACTATACTCTGTCAGGAATACTACCTTATGGCTATTTTGGTACAACTTTTTTAGAACAACAAATACAAAAAATGTACGACATAGCAAAATTAGTCAATTTTTATAAAAAAGAAAGCCAAATAGAAAAATATAACTTGAAAATTAATGATTTTAAACTTTATGGTACATTGAGCGAAATACAAAATACTGGATTACTGCGTTGGACAGCAAGGAAAATTAACTACAGTGACCGCATCTCTTTATGGTTAGAACACTTGGTCTATTCGATTTTAGGAAACACCGGAGAAAGTAAAATAATCGGATACGACAAACAAATTTGGTCGTTCGTTTCAATACCATCAAATATTGCAAATAATTATCTTCTGAAATATATTGAAGGCTATATGTATGGATTAAAAACACCGATTTTTCTAACACAATCAGGAGCACACTGGATCGATAAAATTTATGACAAAAAAAATCACCGTATTCACTATGAATATGATATAAAAAAAAGAGGATATAATAGTTTTTTAAAAAAATGGAAAGGCAATAGTTTTTATTCTGGCGAACAAGAAGAAGGTTACATAAAAAAAATTATTTCTAAAACCAATAAAAAAAACATAAAAAAAATTTATGCTACGTCAAAAAAATGGCTACTTCCAATATTACAATATAGAAAATACAAGTGATAATAAAAAATGTATTCTAAAACTAAAAAATTATACAAGTTAGACATATTTAAAATACCGACTTATGGTATCCACTTAATCGAATCTTCAGCAGGAACTGGAAAAACATCAACAATTGTGTTGTTATATTTACGTTTGTTACTAGGAATAGACAAAAAAATAAAACATGCTAAAAAATTTTTAGTACAAGAAATACTTGTAGTAACGTTTACCAATGCAACAAAAGAAGAACTTTATATACGCATAAAAAATAGTATTTATAACTTATATTTAGCCTGTCTGAACAATAACAATAACGAAAAGAACATTTTTACTATGTTACTAAATGAAATAACAGATAAAAATGACGCTGCTGGTATTCTTTTTAAAGCTTATCATAATATCCATAACGCTGCCATTCATACTATACATAGCTTTTGCAGAAACATGTTGCAATCGTATAGTTTAAATATAAATTATGCTTTTGAAGAAAAAATAATTGAAAATGAAGATAATTTATATATACAAGCAACACAGGATTTTTGGAGATCCTGCTTTTATAAATTACCGGAAGAAATTGCGAAAATTGTTTTTCAAGAATGTAAAAATCCTGAATATTTATTACAAAACATACAATCATTATTATATATAAAATCATTAAATTTTACAAAAACTAGTATGTCTAATGTTACTTTAATGGCGCATCATAAGAAAAATATAAATATGATCAACAATTTTAAAAAATTATGGATGAAAAATCATCCATCAATATTTAAAATAGTTAATAACGTTCAGACTAATAAAAAAATATATAGTAAATCAAACGTATCTAAATGGATCAATAATATTACTATATGGGCAAACACTATAACTAAAAATTATCATATTCCACATGTATTAAAATATTTTACTAAGAGTAATATGGAAAAAAATATAAAACAAAATTTGTCTCTGAAAAATCTTGTTTTTATAAAAACTGAAAAAATATTAAAAAAAAACATGTCTTTAAAAAATATTATTCTCTTGAATGCGTTAAGGAAAATCCCAAAAATTATACTTAAAGAAAAACAAAAACAATCACTATTAGGTTTTGATGACTTGCTAAATAAATTACTAAAAATACTGATAAAAAATAAAAATATTCAAAAAATAATAAGCAATCAATACCCTATAGCATTTATCGATGAATTTCAAGATACAGATATTAATCAGTATAAAATATTTAATTTAATATATAAAAATGATAAAAAAACAGCATTATTTCTCTTTGGAGACCCAAAGCAAGCAATATACAGTTTTCGAGGTGCAGATATTTTTTCTTATTTATATGCAAAAGATAAAATTCAAAATCACTATTATCTTGAAACTAATTGGCGTTCATCAGAAAATATGTGTAGGGGTATCAACATATTGTTTTCTTCTTATTTAAATCCGTTTATATTTAAACGTATACCATTCATACCTATATTGCCAAATTACAAAAACTCAAATATGAATTTTAAACTCCATGGTGTACTACAAACCGCAATACGATTTTTTATACCAAAAAAAAAAGAAATGTGCGCAGAAGAATATCAAATATGGATTGCAAAACAATGTGCAAACGAAATTAGTTATTGGTTACATTGCGCACGAACAGGAAACGCTACAATTGTTACTAAATCAGGAAAAAAAAAATTAACAGAAAGTGATATTGTAGTATTAGTGAAAAATAAAATAGAAGAAAAAATCATACGAAATGCACTAGAAAGTGTAAATATTCATACAATATATTCATCTCATACTTATGGTGTTTTTCAAACAAATGATGCAAAAGAGTTATTATGTATGCTCCAATCAATTTTAGATCCCACAAATAAAAAAATCTTACAACAAGCTGTTTTAACTGATATTTTTCAATCAATTTTATATGAGAATAATCATATTTTAAATTGCAAAAATCCATATTTAATTGCAGAAAAATTATATAAATATCATAAAATATGGAACAAAACAGGCATTTTTCGTGTGATTGAGAGCATAATTATAAGTAATATTCAAATTAATAAATCAGAAACAACACATCAAAAAAATATAAATTTATTACATATAGCAGAAATTCTACAAAAAAAATCTATTTTAGTTCAAAAAAAAACTGCTTTAATGCGTTGGTTACAAAAAAAAATTCTTCAAAAAAACATTTCTTCCAGTAACGAAAAAATTCGATTTATCAATAAATTGACATCAATTAAAATAGTAACTATACATAAATCAAAAGGATTAGAATACCCAATTGTTTGGATACCTTTTATGATTAATTTTCATCCAGCAAAATTGCCTATATATCATGATAAAAAAAACTTTAAAATATTTTATGATCCAGAACACAAAAAAAAAAATTTAGAATTAGCTGATAATGAAAGATTAGCAGAAGATATGCGTTTTTTATATGTTGCACTAACGAGATCAATTGTACATTGTAGTATAGGTATAACATGTATAATCAAAACAAAAAAGATAAAAGAAAAAAATAGTAAAATGTATCACAATGCTTTAGAATATCTGATTAAAAGAAAAAAATATGTTAATTATGATATTTTACTAAAAAAAATCAATTCATTAAGTATTTATCCTATTATCGATATTAAACATGACACTATTAATTGTAAAAATTATTATAAATGTACAAAAAAATGTTTTTTTTCTGAAAGACGTGTTTTAAAAAAAGATATAAAATACACTTATTCTATCACAAGTTTTACTCAACTAAAAAAAGAAAATATATTTTTAACAAAAAAAAATAATCAATACAGAAAAGAAAATTTTTTTATCGAGAATATTAAACAAAATAAAAAAAAATTAACAATACATAATTTTCCAGAAGGAAAAAAATCAGGTATATTAATACATGATATGCTAAAAAAAATAGATTTTATGTATTTAAAAAAACCTAATTGGTATTCTGATTTTTTAAACATGTATAATTTTTCAATAAACTGGACTAAAACATTAATATCTTGTATAAACGATCTCGTTAATATTCCATTAAATCACAATAACATTATCCTATCAAAATTAAACCAGCAAGAATATATAAAAGAATTAGAATTTTTTATTCCAATAAAAAATATTTTACATAGTCAACAATTAAATAATATTATTCAATCATTTGACAAAATATCTCATGTTGCACCAAAATTTTTATTTGATCCTGTTACTGGTATTTTAAAAGGATTTATTGATTTAGTTTTCGTATGGAAACACAAATATTACATTTTAGACTACAAGTTTAACTGGTTAGGTGAAAATAACAAATTTTATAGCAAAAATAATATTATTAAAGAAATTATTAAAAACCGATATGATGTGCAATATCAAATATATGCAATTGCATTACATAAATACTTAAAAAACAAAGTTAAAAATTACAATTATAATACACATTTTGGCGGTATTTTTTATATTTTCTTACGAGGGATAAACAAAAAAAATCAAGACAATGGTATTTTTTATACCCTGCCAAATTATTTACTCATTAAAAAATTATCTATTTTAATATCATAAGATGAATAATTAAAAAATGAATATGATGCATTTATTAAAAAAATCCGCAAAAGAAAAAATTATACATTTATTTGATTTTCATTTTTCGCAATTTATTACAAAAACAAATGATACTATGATGTTAGTATCAGCTTGTATAAGCTATGAGCACAGGAATGGTCATACCTGTCTACCTATCACATATTTTGAAAAAAATAACTTTTTTTCTAATGTAAATAAAACATTAACAAAAAACATTATAAAAATTTTATCAAAAAAAAATGACTGGATATTAAAAATATCACAACATAAGTCTGTTGGAAATGGTTCTTATCCAACACCATTAGTTTTATTTAAAGAAAAAATATATCTTTATAAAATATGGACATCTGAAGAAAATATTTTAAAACGATTATACGAAAATAATAATAAAAAAATAAGTCATATTAATTGTAATCAAATAATAAATTATTTGTTCCGTAAAAAACAAAACATGCAAACAATAGCAATTGCTCTTGCTTTAATTAATAATATTACTTTCATTATAGGAGGGCCTGGAACTGGAAAAACTACTACTATA contains these protein-coding regions:
- the tusA gene encoding sulfurtransferase TusA gives rise to the protein MKSKNILNLLGLRCPEPIMMIRKTLRNMHNNEKILILTDDPSTKRDIPNFCYFMEHKLLKMEVKNAPYKYLLKKGL
- the fbaA gene encoding class II fructose-bisphosphate aldolase, with protein sequence MLNNIKPGVVTGDEARKIFELAKQKKFAIPAVNCIGTDSINSVLETAARVKSPVIIQFSNGGASFIAGYKQRFSSCQEQAIQGAISGAQHVHLIAKNYKIPVILHTDHCDKEHLPWIDGLLKKGENYYKVYKRPLFTSHMIDLSKENLQENVSVCRKYFIKMNKINMLLEMELGCTGGEEDGVDNTNLNKKLLYTKPKDVNFAYQELNKISPNFSIAAAFGNIHGVYQSGNIDLQPIILKKSQEYVQRKNNLKNNPLNLVFHGGSGSDVKDIQKSIKYGVVKMNIDTDIQWAAWNGILKFYIKNKEYLHNQLGNQYNKNQPNKKYYDPRTWIRQSQKSMSIRLEQSFKQLNAYNIL
- a CDS encoding YhgN family NAAT transporter — translated: MTKIFSTTMLLVLIMDPLGNLPIFMTVLKNLEPKRQKIIIVREMLIALIIMLLFLFVGEKTLVFLNLKTETVSISGGIILFLIAIKMIFPTEEITKQTNIAIHEEPFLVPLAIPLVAGPSLLATLMLLSHQCLHNMFNLIISLLIAWFLTILILLLSSMFLKLFGSKGVNALERLMGLILIMLSTQMFLDGIRTWFKN
- the asd gene encoding aspartate-semialdehyde dehydrogenase encodes the protein MKKNVGFVGWRGMVGSVLINRMQEENDFCNINPIFFSTSQFGTYCSIINNVTSHNVQNAYDIESLRETDIIITCQGSEYTKKIYPELKKKQWQGYWIDASSFFRTNDDAVIILDPINYNMIMESIKKGIKIFVGSNCTVSLMLMSLGGLFQKKLVEWVAVSTYQAASGAGARYIIELLEQMGMIYSTISNDLFQSTSSVLNIEKKVTEISRSMIFPKKYFSVPLAGSLIPWIDKKMDHGQTREEWKGQIETNKILGLRSPVIIDSTCVRISSLRCHSQSFVVKLNKQLSLNNIEEIISEHNQWVNIIPNNMQNTLQKLNPISVTGTLDIAIGRFKILNIGKKYFSAFTVGDQLLWGAAEPLRRMLNLLIKI
- a CDS encoding phosphoglycerate kinase, which encodes MKKMTELNITDKRVLIRSDLNVPMKNNIIQSDARLIAAMPTIQLAASKQAKVIVMSHLGRPKEGHFSKKYSLFPIFEYFKKHMKNTKIYFSNNYFDKCIVKNGEVLILENVRFNLGELKNDNLLSQKYSNLCDIFVMDAFGSAHRMQASTYGVGMFSKTVCAGPLLIREINALKTVLKNPKRPVTAIIGGSKVSTKFNVLNKLSQIADTVIVGGGIANTFLAIDHNIGKSLYEPNFISKAKKLKNKYNIIIPIDSRVGKKFCKTEKSIIRLPEEIKQDEEIMDFGDQTIKKVVNILKTSQTIIWNGPVGVFEFPNFCVGTKIIAKTIAENTGFSVAGGGDTLSVIDMFNIKKNISYISTGGGAFLEFLEGKILPAIHLLQERYKQ
- the mscS gene encoding small-conductance mechanosensitive channel MscS, translating into MDDLNLINNINHIGNWLIHNQESLFGYMRNLTSVIFVLIVGMFVAKIISNGVNQVLIARKIDLTISGFLSALIRYVIITFTLIAALGKLGVQTTSIIAILGAAGMAIGLALQGSLSNFAAGVLLVTLRPLKSGEYVNLGNVSGTVLNIHIFYTMLRTLDGKIVVVPNNKIISGNIINYSREPARRNEFIISVSYDSDIDLVIKVLKKVIENEDRVIKDRDIIVGLSEFAPSSLNFVVRCWSNNNDLNEVYWDLMAQFKKALDKNNINIPNSQIDVYLYKKN